CTTCATGGATGAGGCGGCCGAGGCCGACCAAGTCGTGGTCATGGACCGGGGACGGATCCAGTTTTCCGGCCCGCCACACGAGGTCTTCAGCCGTGCCGGCGAGCTCCGAAAGATCGGTCTCGATGTCCCGGCCATGACCGAACTCGGGGAAAGGCTCCGCAAGGCCGGTTTCAACCTGCCCGCGGGGATCGTCTCGGTCGACGAAATGGTGGGACTCTTATGCCGGTGAAGCTGTCCGGGGTCTCCCACACCTACCTCGAGAAGACTCCTTTCGAGACCAAGGCCCTCATCGACGTCGACCTGGAAGTGGCCGACGGAGAGTTCCTGGGGATCATCGGACCGACCGGCTCCGGCAAGTCGACCCTGATTCAGATTATCGACGGCCTGATCAAGCCGACCTCCGGCCAAGTCGTCGTCGATGGCCTCGACCTTTTGATCAAGGCCAACCTCAGGGCCGTTCGCCGACGGGTCGGGCTGATCTTCCAATACCCCGAGCATCAGCTGTTCGAGGAGAGCGTCCTGGCCGACGTCTCCTTCGGGCCGAAGAACCTCGGGCTGTCCGAGGAGGAGGTGGCCGGCCGGGCCAGGGAGGCCCTGCGCCTCGTCGGCCTGGACCCTGAGAAGACGGGGCCTCGTTCGCCCTTCGCCCTGAGCGGCGGCCAGATGCGACGGGTGGCCATCGCCGGCGTCCTGGCCATGCGGCCGAGCCTGCTCATCCTGGATGAGCCGGCCGCCGGGTTGGACCCGCGGGGGCGCGGGGAGATCCTCGGTTACGTCCACAAGCTTCACGCCGAACGGGGGCAGACGGTCATCCTGGTGTCCCACCACATGGAGGATGTCGCCCGGCTGGCCGACCGGGTCGTGGTCATGAACCACGGCCGGGTGGTCATGGACGCCCCGACGGCCAAGGTCTTCGGGGCCGGAGACGAGCTGAGCCGCCTCGGCCTCAGGGTACCTCCGGTGGTCGAGCTGATGCAGAAGCTCAAGGAGCGCGGTTGGTCACTCGAGGTCGACGCGCTGACCGTCGAGGAAGCGGCCGCCAGGATCATCAAGGCGGCGCCCGCGGGCCCCTCCGGGGGGGTGCGGGGATGAACCGCCTGGCCATCGGTCAGTATCTCCCCGGCGACTCGCTGGTCCATCGCCTCGACCCACGAACCAAGATCGCCATCACCAGC
This is a stretch of genomic DNA from Bacillota bacterium. It encodes these proteins:
- a CDS encoding energy-coupling factor transporter ATPase, whose translation is MPVKLSGVSHTYLEKTPFETKALIDVDLEVADGEFLGIIGPTGSGKSTLIQIIDGLIKPTSGQVVVDGLDLLIKANLRAVRRRVGLIFQYPEHQLFEESVLADVSFGPKNLGLSEEEVAGRAREALRLVGLDPEKTGPRSPFALSGGQMRRVAIAGVLAMRPSLLILDEPAAGLDPRGRGEILGYVHKLHAERGQTVILVSHHMEDVARLADRVVVMNHGRVVMDAPTAKVFGAGDELSRLGLRVPPVVELMQKLKERGWSLEVDALTVEEAAARIIKAAPAGPSGGVRG